TCGCCCTCGTGATACAGCACCAGTTCGGGTTCGAACACGTTGTTGTTGAACGCGAACGGTAGATACACGACCGGAAACTGCAGGCCCTTCGCGACGAAGACCGTCATGACCTGGACGGCGGCCGCGTCGTTGTCGAGCCGGCGGGCCCGTTCGGCCGCACCGGTGCGATCCTCCCGCTGCGCGCGCAACCAGTCCCTCAAGGCCGGGAGGGTGAAGTGCTCGCGATGGGCGGCTTCCTGCAACAGCTGCGTCATGTGTGCGAGGTCGGTCATCATCCTGTCGCCGTTCTGCCACGACAGCACGCGGTCGCCCATACCGTTGAGTTGGGCGGCTTCGAAGATCGCCGAGACGCCGCGTTCGCGTGCATGACTTGCCCACTCCCGCAACGTCTCCGCGATGCGGTCGGTCAAACCGTCACCGCCCTCGACGAGCGATTCGGCCGTTTCGCCGAAGAACATCGTCGCCGCAGCGGCCCGGACGATGCCGGGGCGGTGCGGCTGGTCGAAGGCCTCCAGCAGCGCCAGCCAGTCCTCGGCGGCATCGGAGGTGAAGACGTCGGAGTCGCCGGTGTAGACCGCGGGGATGCCCGCCTCGCACAGCGCGTAGTAGCAGACCCGGGCATCGCGGTGCTTCTCCACGATCACCGCGATCTGGCCCGCATGCAGTTTCTCGCCGCCGAAAGTCGCGCCCGAGTCGAGCAGGACGCCGATGTCGGCGGCCAGGTCCTCGGCGATGTGGCTGCGCAGTGGGTCGATGAGGATGACGTTGGTTCCACTGCGGCCGAACGCATCCCGGCGCACCACCCGCAGCCGGAAGGGATCGGGATTTGGGGCACCTGCCAGCCGGGTGCCCTGATGGTGCGCGGCGACGTCGTGCACGACGATCCGCTCGTGTCCGAGTTGGGCGCCGCGCAGCACCGCTTGGAGACGATCGACCAGCGCGGCGTCGCTGCGCCAGTTCGTGCCGAGCGTCATCTGCGTACCCGCGGTCGCGGATGCGGACAGGTAGGTGACGATGTCGCCGCCGCGGAACGCGTAGATGGCCTGTTTGGGATCCCCGATCAGGACCAGCGTGGAGTGGCCGGTGAATGCCCGATCGATGACCTGCCACTGCACCGGATCGGTGTCCTGGAATTCGTCGACCATGACGATCGGCCAGCGATGACGCATTCGCGAGCGCGCCGCCGAATCGCTGTCCTCCAGTGCGTCGGCCAGCCGGGTCAGCAGATCGTCGTAACCGAGAATTCCCCGCTGTCGCTTGCGCTTCTCGAGCTCGTTCTTGACATCCGCGGCGAACCTGAGACACACGGCTGCGCGTGAATCGGGGTCGGGATCCTTCGGGCGCAGTTCGGTCGCCGGATGATTGACCACCTCCCGGGCCAGTCGCAGCGCGTCGGGATGCCCCAGCAGGGGGTTGTCCTTCTCGCGGCCGAAGTGCCGGAGGTAGAGGTCATCGGCGACCTCGGTGATCAACTCGTCGAGGCTTTCCACCAGTGTCACACCGCTGTCGGTGTCACCGGCCACGCCGAGCGACTTGAGTACCAGCTGGCAGAACTGATGCGTGGTCGCGATGGTCGCGGCGTCGAAGGCGGCGAGGGAGTCGCGGAGCCGACGCTGCCGTTCCTTTCGCTCGTCATCGCTCGCGTTGAGCAGATGCGTGATGACCTCATTGTTACCGGTCACCTCTTTTCGGTCGAAAGCGTGTACTGCGTCGACGATTTGACGGCGCACACGGTCGCGCAGCTCCTGCGTTGCAGCGCGGCTGAACGTGATCAGCAGCATCTGGTCCAGCGTCGCGACGCCCTCGGCGATGTACCGAGTGACCAGACCCGCGAGTGCGAACGTCTTCCCCGTCCCTGCACTGGCCTCCAGCACGGTGGTCGACCGTGCGGCGGGTAGATCCCCGACGAGACTGAACGGCTGCATGGTCATTCGAGTGCTCCGAGCATCGGCAGCCACAGCCGGCAGGCATAGGCGTCCAGGCCGCGCTCGACGAGGTGCTTCAGCCACGTGCCTTTCCCGAAGGCCAACTGGTAGGCGGGCTCGTCCTCCTCACCCGGGTACCGCCCCGAGCGCCACTTGTAGCCGGCCCGCTGTTCGGGATCGCCGTGACCGTGTCTTGCCTCCGCCCACGCGTAAGACGTCTTGACGGGCAACGGCAGCGGTGCGCGACGCCCCTCGTCATACAGTGCGACCAGATCGGCCAATAGCTCCACCGCGGGTCGCTCGGGCCTGGACAAGATCTCGACGCGCGGTGCGGTTCCCCGTGGCGCACGTCCGATCGTGATGGCGCGCCACTCGCGTCGGGGGCGGTGAGCGATCAACGCCAGCAACGGAATCCACGGCTGCAGCAGATGGCGGCCGTCGAGCTTGGAATAGGTCACCGACACCAGCCGGTCACCGTAGACCGGCGAGACGGTCCCGGTGAGCCTGCGCCCGCGGCCCAGGTCGACGTCCACGTCGACGGCGCCGGGTTGGGCGTCACGATACGGCCTGGCGGCGTCGGCGATCTCGGTGACCTGATCGCGAATCTCGTTGGCCTTGCGCCACCCCAGGTTTCCCGGCGGGAGCGTTCCTCGCCGCCATTCGGCCTGGCGCGCCTGGTCGGCGTCCATGCCGCGCAACATGTCTTGCAGCATGCGGTCGCCGACGGTCCACTCCTCGAGGGCGTTGATATCGACGGGCATCGCGTCCTCGACGCCGTCGACCTCCCAGGGCAACGTGTAGTCCAGCGCGCGGAAGAAACCCTTGACCGGATCGCGGAAGAACGAGACGAGATCGGCGAGGACGACGTCTTCGGCCGGGGGAGCGGGCAGCAGACCGGAGATGAACAGCGGCCGTTCGGCGCGCTCGCCTGAGCGGGCCAGTGCGGCACGTTTCACGGTGGAGTCGAAGGTGAATGGTTCGCCGGGTATCAGCTTGCCGGGGATGACATTGCGAGTGTCGAAGGGCTGCAGCGGATGTTTGACGACAACCTCGCGTTCCTTGGTCTCGATGGTCAGGTCGAGAGCGTCGAGGAGTTCGGCGAGCGGGACCGCGGGTGGACGCTCCTGGCCGGAGTATTCGTTGGCGCCGGTGTAGGTGATGACGAGCGATTCCGTGGCGGCGCCGATGGCGTCGAGCAGCAATTGCCGGTCCTCGGAACGGATGTCGCGCTCACCGGTCATCGGAGCGCGGGCCAGGACGTCGTCGCCGTCGACCACCCCGAGCCTGGGGAACACCCCGTCGTCGAGCCCGACCAGGCACACCACCCGGTGCGGTACCGACCGCATCGGCACCATCGTGCACACCGTCAGCGTGCCGGTCCGGAAGTTCGCTCGCGTCGGCCTGCCGGCCAGGTGGCGGTCGAGCAGCGCCTTGATGTCGGGGAGTCGCATGAGGCTGTCGGCGCGGGCGCCGGCGGTGGAGAGCACGTCACCGAACTCGCGTTGCAGCTGGCTGGTCTGCCAGGCGTCATCGTCGCCGACCTTGGCGAGCAGATCGATGCTGTCGGCCAGTGACTGCAGCCAGTCACTGAGTGGCCTTGCACCGGTGAGTGATTCGACAGCGCGCTGTAGCCGGTCCACGTACTCTGCGAGCTGCCCGGCGAGCTCCACGCGGTTGCTGCTGACGTCGTCGAGCGGGAGCGTGGTGTCGATCCAGGCGTGTGAGTCGTCGGACATCGCGACACCGGCGAGGACGCGGTCGATGCCGAAGCGCCAGGTGTTCTGGATGAAGTCGACGCCGTAGGGCTTGCGGTGGTCGGTGTCGAAGCCCCAGCGGATGTTCGCCTGGCGGACCCAGCGGGTGATGTCCTCGAGGTTGTCGTCGGTGAAGCCGAAGCGGGTACGGACCGGCGCGGTCTGGGCGAGGTTGAGCACTTCGCTCGCGGTCGCACGCCCCCCGGCGAGGGTGAGCAACTGCGACGCGACGCCGAGCAGGGGGTTGGTCTGCACGAGCGACCGGTCGGCCAGTCGCACCCGCAGTTGGTGTGCGGGGTGCACACCTTTGATCATGTCGCCGAGGCCGAATCCCGCGACGATCAGTGGCGCGTACGTCTCGATGTCCGGGCACATGACGAGAATGTCGCGTGGTTCGAGGGTCTCGTCGTCGGCGAGCAGGCCGAGCAGCACTTCGCGCAGCACATCGATCTGGCGGGCCGGACCGTGGCAGCTGTGCACCTGTACCGAGCGGTCGTCGGACTTCAGCGTGCGGCCCTGCGGGCGAACGGCGTTGGCGGTG
The sequence above is drawn from the Mycobacterium gallinarum genome and encodes:
- the recB gene encoding exodeoxyribonuclease V subunit beta, with the translated sequence MQPFSLVGDLPAARSTTVLEASAGTGKTFALAGLVTRYIAEGVATLDQMLLITFSRAATQELRDRVRRQIVDAVHAFDRKEVTGNNEVITHLLNASDDERKERQRRLRDSLAAFDAATIATTHQFCQLVLKSLGVAGDTDSGVTLVESLDELITEVADDLYLRHFGREKDNPLLGHPDALRLAREVVNHPATELRPKDPDPDSRAAVCLRFAADVKNELEKRKRQRGILGYDDLLTRLADALEDSDSAARSRMRHRWPIVMVDEFQDTDPVQWQVIDRAFTGHSTLVLIGDPKQAIYAFRGGDIVTYLSASATAGTQMTLGTNWRSDAALVDRLQAVLRGAQLGHERIVVHDVAAHHQGTRLAGAPNPDPFRLRVVRRDAFGRSGTNVILIDPLRSHIAEDLAADIGVLLDSGATFGGEKLHAGQIAVIVEKHRDARVCYYALCEAGIPAVYTGDSDVFTSDAAEDWLALLEAFDQPHRPGIVRAAAATMFFGETAESLVEGGDGLTDRIAETLREWASHARERGVSAIFEAAQLNGMGDRVLSWQNGDRMMTDLAHMTQLLQEAAHREHFTLPALRDWLRAQREDRTGAAERARRLDNDAAAVQVMTVFVAKGLQFPVVYLPFAFNNNVFEPELVLYHEGDTRCLHVGGPDSPDFNAVAKQGREEDASDDSRLMYVAMTRAQAQVVAWWAPSRDEPTGGLSRLLRGRSPGEPVIPDIVSPVKVTDDQAMARFEEWSAVNGPAIEESVVQPLPPQPSDDTPITLQARHFHRSIDTAWRRTSYSGLIRTSESTPVSSEPEVIELDDEVAEIPLVTAAVGTDVPSPMADLPSGAKFGTLVHAVLETADPFAPDLAAELEAQITEHAVWWPVDVAASDLAAAMLPMHDTPLGPLADDRTLRQIGLHDRMREMDFEFPLAGGDLRGSAPEIRLAAVGELVGQHLATDDPLAPYADRLRGAALGGQSLKGYLSGSVDVVLRIGERYIVVDYKTNWLGDQNQPLTAADYARPRLIEAMLHSDYPLQALLYNVVLHRFLRWRLPGYLPDTHLGGVMYLFLRGMCGPDTPVVDGHPAGVFSWQPPTSLITSMSDLLDAGRVVA
- the recC gene encoding exodeoxyribonuclease V subunit gamma; its protein translation is MALHLHRAERTDLLADGLGALLSNPLPDPFAEEVVIVPAKGVERWLSQRLSHVLGRGSGADGVCAGIAFRNPYSLIAEISGTDRDDPWTPDAMVWPLLDVIDESCDQPWCKTLSTHLGHFESGDERELRQGRRYSVARRLAGLFASYARQRPHLLIDWENGADDPDLSIDDDLLWQPPLWRALVDRIDADPPHVRHAKTLATLRESPTDLPQRISLFGHTRLPSTEIELLDALATHHDLHLWLPHPSDELWASLAGDHGAIPRRDDTTHRSVHHPLLATLGRDLRELQRSLPADRQTDEYLGGATHPETLLGWLQSDITANAVRPQGRTLKSDDRSVQVHSCHGPARQIDVLREVLLGLLADDETLEPRDILVMCPDIETYAPLIVAGFGLGDMIKGVHPAHQLRVRLADRSLVQTNPLLGVASQLLTLAGGRATASEVLNLAQTAPVRTRFGFTDDNLEDITRWVRQANIRWGFDTDHRKPYGVDFIQNTWRFGIDRVLAGVAMSDDSHAWIDTTLPLDDVSSNRVELAGQLAEYVDRLQRAVESLTGARPLSDWLQSLADSIDLLAKVGDDDAWQTSQLQREFGDVLSTAGARADSLMRLPDIKALLDRHLAGRPTRANFRTGTLTVCTMVPMRSVPHRVVCLVGLDDGVFPRLGVVDGDDVLARAPMTGERDIRSEDRQLLLDAIGAATESLVITYTGANEYSGQERPPAVPLAELLDALDLTIETKEREVVVKHPLQPFDTRNVIPGKLIPGEPFTFDSTVKRAALARSGERAERPLFISGLLPAPPAEDVVLADLVSFFRDPVKGFFRALDYTLPWEVDGVEDAMPVDINALEEWTVGDRMLQDMLRGMDADQARQAEWRRGTLPPGNLGWRKANEIRDQVTEIADAARPYRDAQPGAVDVDVDLGRGRRLTGTVSPVYGDRLVSVTYSKLDGRHLLQPWIPLLALIAHRPRREWRAITIGRAPRGTAPRVEILSRPERPAVELLADLVALYDEGRRAPLPLPVKTSYAWAEARHGHGDPEQRAGYKWRSGRYPGEEDEPAYQLAFGKGTWLKHLVERGLDAYACRLWLPMLGALE